One Planctomycetota bacterium genomic window carries:
- a CDS encoding nucleotidyltransferase family protein, which translates to MTHSPSSRTGVLERMVNAVEQVRQRLLRVSRALRAGGVPHAVVGGHAVAAWVATVDGGAARTTQDVDVLIRRADLERCRAVLEGAGFVYRHAAGMDLFLDSPQSSPRQGVHLVFANEFVRAGEAAANPDVEDASDMGELRVLNLHALVRIKLTAYRDKDRTHLRDLIGVGLIDRAWADRLPEPLAERLRALLDTPDG; encoded by the coding sequence GTGACACACTCGCCCTCGAGCCGCACGGGCGTCCTGGAACGGATGGTGAACGCCGTGGAACAGGTGCGTCAACGGCTGCTGCGGGTCTCGCGGGCGCTGCGTGCCGGGGGCGTGCCGCACGCGGTGGTGGGCGGGCACGCGGTCGCGGCGTGGGTGGCGACGGTGGACGGCGGCGCCGCGCGGACGACGCAGGACGTGGACGTGCTGATCCGGCGAGCGGACCTGGAGCGATGCCGCGCTGTGCTGGAGGGAGCGGGGTTCGTCTACCGGCACGCGGCGGGGATGGACCTGTTCCTCGACTCGCCCCAGTCGAGCCCGCGACAGGGCGTGCACCTGGTGTTCGCGAACGAGTTCGTGCGCGCGGGCGAGGCGGCGGCGAACCCGGACGTGGAGGACGCGTCCGACATGGGCGAGCTGCGCGTGCTGAACCTGCACGCGCTGGTGCGGATCAAGCTCACGGCGTACCGGGACAAGGACCGCACGCACCTGCGCGACCTGATCGGCGTCGGGCTCATCGACCGCGCGTGGGCGGATCGGCTGCCCGAGCCGCTGGCGGAGCGGCTGCGCGCGCTGCTCGACACGCCCGACGGCTGA
- a CDS encoding ABC transporter ATP-binding protein, whose product MPDDPIISCREIVKRFDGRTVLSGVTLDVLPGETMVIMGGSGSGKSTLLRLIIGSLRPDSGDVRLFGSSICGLTRDDFDDVRKRFGILFQSGALFNSMTLYENVALPIREHTDLDPAIIDIQVKIKLELVGLLEHADKYPSQISGGMKKRAGLARALALDPEILFYDEPSAGLDPVTSAQIDHLMMDLSKKLGVTSVVVTHEMDSAFTIADRMAMLDKGRMLTVQSREWYDTLRKATDEQAAALPTDQRLIRQFLRGDPEGPITDRKDQGLLERTLLGDDTRVASMPSLTPTR is encoded by the coding sequence GTGCCCGACGACCCCATCATCTCGTGCCGCGAGATCGTCAAGCGCTTCGACGGGCGCACCGTCCTCTCGGGCGTCACGCTGGACGTGCTCCCGGGCGAGACGATGGTCATCATGGGCGGGTCGGGCTCGGGCAAGTCCACGCTGCTCCGCCTCATCATCGGCTCGCTCCGCCCGGATTCCGGCGACGTCCGCCTCTTCGGCTCGTCGATCTGCGGGCTCACGCGCGACGACTTCGACGACGTCCGCAAGCGCTTCGGCATCCTCTTCCAGTCCGGCGCGCTCTTCAACTCCATGACCCTCTACGAGAACGTCGCCCTCCCCATCCGCGAGCACACCGACCTCGACCCCGCCATCATCGACATCCAGGTCAAGATCAAGCTCGAGCTCGTCGGCCTCCTCGAGCACGCCGACAAGTACCCCTCCCAGATCTCCGGCGGCATGAAGAAACGCGCCGGCCTCGCCCGCGCCCTCGCCCTCGACCCCGAGATCCTCTTCTACGACGAGCCCTCCGCCGGCCTGGACCCCGTCACCAGCGCCCAGATCGACCACCTCATGATGGACCTGAGCAAAAAGCTCGGCGTCACCAGCGTCGTCGTCACCCACGAGATGGACAGCGCCTTCACCATCGCCGACCGCATGGCCATGCTCGACAAGGGGCGCATGCTCACCGTCCAGAGCCGCGAGTGGTACGACACGCTCCGCAAGGCGACCGACGAGCAGGCCGCCGCCCTGCCCACCGATCAGCGCCTCATCCGCCAGTTCCTGCGGGGCGACCCCGAGGGCCCGATCACCGACCGCAAGGACCAGGGCCTGCTGGAGCGCACCCTCCTGGGCGACGACACCCGCGTCGCCAGCATGCCCAGCCTGACGCCCACCCGCTAG
- a CDS encoding HYExAFE family protein, which translates to MSQRVQRRHHYEQAFENYLRARRIPYVAVDEARKALLPGDRFPALRHDGHALKSFDVVIYGEGANLLVEVKGRRIMPRRSARASAGAARLENWVTLDDVESLSRWEMLFGPSFEGVFLFVYWCDELPPDALFDEIFEHAGRWYSLRCVRLADYKARMRVRSPRWRTVHLAPADFSTVGAPLAPIAPHALPAGRRVGRTLAGFLAESPPPLPALDQLLPAGPSEQPRGVRPS; encoded by the coding sequence GTGAGCCAACGCGTGCAGCGCCGCCACCACTACGAGCAGGCCTTCGAGAACTATCTGCGCGCCCGGCGCATCCCGTACGTCGCCGTCGACGAGGCCCGCAAGGCGCTCCTCCCGGGCGACCGCTTCCCCGCCCTCCGCCACGACGGGCACGCCCTCAAGAGTTTCGACGTTGTGATCTACGGCGAGGGCGCCAACCTCCTCGTCGAGGTCAAGGGACGCCGCATCATGCCCCGGCGTTCCGCCCGCGCGTCCGCCGGGGCCGCCCGGCTCGAGAACTGGGTCACCCTCGACGACGTCGAGTCCCTCTCGCGCTGGGAGATGCTCTTCGGCCCGTCGTTCGAGGGCGTCTTTCTCTTCGTCTACTGGTGCGACGAACTCCCCCCCGACGCGCTCTTCGACGAGATCTTCGAGCACGCCGGGCGCTGGTACTCGCTCCGCTGCGTCCGCCTCGCCGACTACAAGGCCCGCATGCGCGTCCGCAGCCCGCGCTGGCGCACGGTGCACCTGGCGCCCGCCGATTTCTCGACCGTGGGCGCGCCCCTCGCGCCGATCGCGCCCCACGCGCTTCCCGCGGGCCGCCGCGTCGGTCGGACTCTGGCCGGGTTCCTCGCCGAATCGCCCCCGCCCCTGCCCGCGCTCGATCAGTTGCTCCCGGCCGGGCCTTCGGAGCAACCGCGGGGCGTCCGCCCGTCGTAG